The Prionailurus bengalensis isolate Pbe53 chromosome D3, Fcat_Pben_1.1_paternal_pri, whole genome shotgun sequence DNA window AATCAATATTTGTGGTCAAAACCCCAAGCCTCTCTCAAAACCCTGATCCTGCGGCCTTATTTGAGTCAGAGAGACCTAGTTTCCAATGCTGGCTCTGGCAGGGACCAGCTGGACGCCCTcagggaagttacttaacctctctgagctccagataCCTCATATGCAAAAGGGAAGTCATAACTGGGAAGTCAAGGCTGCTGGGAGGAATAAGTTTAGCATAGGGAGCACTAAATAAATGTAGGCTACCGTTATAGTCTAGAATATTCTCAATAGATACATTAGCcattgaaaacaaacaacaagacAGAGCTTCCGGAGCCAGACAGAGCTGGCTTCACATCTCACCTCTGCCTCTTGCCGGCTGTGTGTCAGTGGGTGAGTtactccccaccctccctgagcctcagctttgcCATCTGTAAATGGGACAAGGACGCTGTGGCACAGGGAGGCGTCAGTCCCAGGTGAGAAAAGACAGCATGGCCGCGCCAGGAGGGGCTCCGCGCCTGCCGTCCCCACAGCCCGCATCTTCAGAGCACGGTCAccactctctccaccccttcccccaggccccacatgtcctgccctcacagagcccaCAGGGCTCCTCAGGACCTGTTTTCTGTCTTCCCACCTGATCTGAAAGCCAAGTGCATGGTCCTGGCAGTTCGCGAGTGCCTGTGTCACCTTCCTCTCCCAGGTAACCTGTGCGTCTCCACTTGCCCTCACCCGGAGGAATGATGCTGGCGGGCGGCAGGATTTCTGGCTGGCCAGTGACACAGGCACGTGGGGCGAGGCGGCGATTTGCATCACACTGGGTTGGCCCTGAGCTCTGCTGCTCAGGCCAGGAATACGCCCCGTGGCGTGTTTGTGATTCCAGGGGAGCACGGAATAGGTAGCTTAACCCCTCTGTCTTATGCTGATCCCGGTTCATGGCAGCGCTTTTAAGAATGCTCCCTTTTTTGCTTTGGGCCGGCCAAGGCAGGTCTCCCAAGAAGCATGGGATGCCGGTCCCTGGCCTGCCCGGTCAGCCACGCCCCTCGAAGGACGGAGTTCCGAGCCCTGGACTCCCAGCTCCAAGCACTGGTCAGCCCCATGTAAACTCTAGCCGGCGTTGGTGGGTGCTGAAGGGGGTTTCTGCGGTGGTCTCTGGGCCTCCGAGGCCGGAGTGCCTGTCCACCGGGGGTTCGCGGATGAGGCTCAGAGCATGCTGGTCTCCTTCTCGTTGATGGATGACATCTTGGTAAAGCTCCTGTGGCTGGGGTAGGAGGAGTGGCCCGTGTCCTCGCTCAGCGCGTTAACCAGGCGGGAGAAGAGGGCCACCTTGAACTTCTTGAAGTCCTGGCCCACGAAGACGTACAGGATGGGGTTCATGCAGCTGTTGGCAATGGCAATGGCGGTGGCCAGGGGCAAACCCAGGCTGAAGACGGAGCCCGGCACGGTGGCGTGGCGGAGCTCCAGCAGGTAGAGGGTGTGGTAGGGGCACCAGCAGAGGAAGAAGGTGGTGATGATGGTCACGATGATCTTGAAGGGTTTCTTGGTCTTGGCCAGGCGGTTGCGTCGAAGCTTGCAGACGATGGTGAAGTAGCAGGCCGTGATGATGAGCACGGGGACCAGGAAGCCACAGAGGAAGCGGGTGACCGTCACCACCGTGTGGCGGCTGAGGCCCGCGGGGTCCAGCCCGGAGCGAGCGAGCCACGGGGCGGAGCCGGCCGCGGACAGGCTGAAGTTGTTAAAGCAGGACGTTTTCCCATGCACGTGGGCCGTGTCCCGGAAGACGAGGGACGGAGAGCTCAGGAAGAAAGCCAGGACCCAGATAACCACGCAGGCCACGCAGGCCAGCCTCACGCCGCGGTGGTTCTGGGACCAGACGGGAAGGAGCACGGAGATGCAGCGGTCGAAGCTGATGACGGTCAGCAGGAAGACGCTGGTGTACATGTTGTGGATGAGCAGGAAGTTGCTGATCTTGCACATGGCCGTCCCGAAGACCCAGTGGTAGTCCATGGCGGTGTAGGCAATGTGGATCGGGAGGAAGACGTTGAACAGGAAGTCCGCCACGGCCAGGTTGAGAAACCAGACGGTGTTCACCGTCTTCTTCATCTTGAAGGTGGCGATGACGATCACCAGCCCGTTGCCCAGGATCCCGAGGAAGCAGACAATGCTGTAGACCGCCACCAGGAAGATCCTGGTCACCTTGCCTTCCAGGGGAGAAGACTCCTCCAAAACCACGATGGGTTCAAAATCATCCGGGTACTCCTCGTCGTAGGAGAAGGAGGTGTTGTAATCCTTGTCCCCCATTCTCTGTGAGCAGAGACAGGAGTCGTTAGGGGAACTGGCTCTAAGAGGTTGACCAGGTTGACCAACACCAGCAAGACCGACAGTGTCCTGCCTGACTCTGAGCCGGGCTGGCGTAGTATCTTGACTGCTTAACTACTTGCTTCACCACAAAGCCCATGGTACAGATGGGA harbors:
- the CMKLR1 gene encoding chemokine-like receptor 1 gives rise to the protein MGDKDYNTSFSYDEEYPDDFEPIVVLEESSPLEGKVTRIFLVAVYSIVCFLGILGNGLVIVIATFKMKKTVNTVWFLNLAVADFLFNVFLPIHIAYTAMDYHWVFGTAMCKISNFLLIHNMYTSVFLLTVISFDRCISVLLPVWSQNHRGVRLACVACVVIWVLAFFLSSPSLVFRDTAHVHGKTSCFNNFSLSAAGSAPWLARSGLDPAGLSRHTVVTVTRFLCGFLVPVLIITACYFTIVCKLRRNRLAKTKKPFKIIVTIITTFFLCWCPYHTLYLLELRHATVPGSVFSLGLPLATAIAIANSCMNPILYVFVGQDFKKFKVALFSRLVNALSEDTGHSSYPSHRSFTKMSSINEKETSML